Part of the Oscillibacter hominis genome is shown below.
GTCGGCGACAAGGTCAAGGTCATGGAGACCCGCCCCCTGTCCAAGGACAAGAGATGGCGCGTGGTCGAGATCATTGAGAAAGCAAAGTAAGGAGGTGCCGGAACATGATTCAGCAGGAAACATACCTGAAGGTAGCCGATAACACCGGCGCCAAGGAAATCAAGTGCATCCGCGTTCTGGGCGGATCCAAGCGTAAGTACGGCAACATCGGCGACGTGATTGTGGCCTCCGTCCGCAAGAGCGCTCCCGGCGGAACCGTGAAAAAGGGCGAGGTCGTCAAGGCCGTGATCGTCCGCAGCGCCAAGGGCGTGCGTCGTGCCGACGGCACCTATGTCCGCTTTGACGACAACGCGGCCGTCCTCATCAAGGACGACAAGAACCCCAGAGGTACCCGTATCTTTGGGCCGGTTGCAAGAGAGCTGCGCGATAAGGATTATATGAAGATCCTGTCCCTCGCTCCCGAAGTCATTTAAGGAGGGTGCCGAGATGACAAGTTTGAATGTCAAGAAGGGCGACACCGTCGTCGTCCTGTCCGGCAAGGACAAGGGCAAGCAGGGCAAGGTGCTGGGCACCGTGCCCGCCGAGCGCAAAGTGGTCGTGGAGGGCATCAACATGGTGACCTGCCACGTCAAGCCCCGCAAGCAGGGCGAAGAGGGCGGCATTGTGAAGCGGGAAGCCGCCATGTATGCCTCCAAGGTGCAGGTGGTCTGCCCCAAGTGCGGCAAGGGCACCCGGATTGCCCACAAGATTGAAAACGGCAAGAAGAGCCGCGTGTGCAAGCACTGCGGCGCTGAGCTGTAAGAAAGGGGAGTAGACCGAAAATGGCAAGATTGAAAGAGAAATACAAGGCTGAAGTCGCTCCCGCTTTGATGAAGAAGTTCAACTACAAGAGCGTCATGCAGATTCCCAAGATCGACAAGATCGTCGTCAACGTGGGCTGCGGCGAGGCCCGTGAAAATGCCAAGGTTCTGGAGAACGTGGTGGGCGATCTCAGCGCCATCACCGGCCAGAAGGCCGTCATCACCAAGGCCAAGAAATCCGTGGCAAACTTTAAGCTGCGTGAGGGCATGCCCGTGGGCGCCAAGGTGACGCTGCGCGGCGATAAGATGTGGGAGTTCCTGGACCGCCTCTTTAATGTGGCCCTGCCCCGCGTCCGCGACTTCCGCGGCATCAACCCCAACAGCTTTGACGGCCGCGGCAACTATGCCCTGGGCATCAAAGAGCAGCTGATCTTCCCCGAGATCGAGTACGATAAGATCGACAAGATCCGCGGCATGGATGTCATCATCTGCACCACCGCCCAGACCGACGAAGAG
Proteins encoded:
- the rplN gene encoding 50S ribosomal protein L14, whose protein sequence is MIQQETYLKVADNTGAKEIKCIRVLGGSKRKYGNIGDVIVASVRKSAPGGTVKKGEVVKAVIVRSAKGVRRADGTYVRFDDNAAVLIKDDKNPRGTRIFGPVARELRDKDYMKILSLAPEVI
- the rplE gene encoding 50S ribosomal protein L5, which translates into the protein MARLKEKYKAEVAPALMKKFNYKSVMQIPKIDKIVVNVGCGEARENAKVLENVVGDLSAITGQKAVITKAKKSVANFKLREGMPVGAKVTLRGDKMWEFLDRLFNVALPRVRDFRGINPNSFDGRGNYALGIKEQLIFPEIEYDKIDKIRGMDVIICTTAQTDEEARTLLELVGAPFER
- the rplX gene encoding 50S ribosomal protein L24, which encodes MTSLNVKKGDTVVVLSGKDKGKQGKVLGTVPAERKVVVEGINMVTCHVKPRKQGEEGGIVKREAAMYASKVQVVCPKCGKGTRIAHKIENGKKSRVCKHCGAEL